DNA from Planctomycetia bacterium:
AGACCTGCCTTGGCTGCTGCAGCCTCTACCGTACTGCCACATGCCAGGGCAATCATCAGGGTTTCGTTGCTCCCTGTTGTTCTGCGAGACGTCTTTCGGTTCATGAGCATCTCCTCAATTGATTTAGCCTGGAAAAGGTCATAACCGGTTGGTACTGTGAGGACGAACTGATCAAGGAAGTTTTCATGAAACCTACTCCCGCCCAGATTCTTACAGACCTGTTACAGAAGATAGCGCTGCGGTATGGCGAGATGCCCACGGATAACGAAGAGGTCGATCCCACCGAACTCCGCGCGATCTTGGATAACGTCTTAGCACAATTCGACGATTCCGACCAACTCCTAGATTCAGATCCCGTAGCTTCCAGTAGTGCCGTATTCATCCAGGGGAATGTTGAGGATGATCGGTAATGCATGACTGGGTTCATTCTGTTCCCCTCCTGATGGTGGATAACTCTCTGGCCGAGTACGTCCATTATCTGGAAGAGTGCTGAAAGGTTATCTCCATTGGGAAGCTGGTAGTCAGAACACATCTCCTGTGATGCATTGAGCGCTCGTTCCGATAATGCGATACCTCTGATGCGTTGGTTCATTTCGTATTTCTCAAATAGCTGAACGTTGCGCCTTTTTCCCGGTGAACTGCTCCCATCGTTGCACGATGACATCACAGTAAAGTGGGTCCAGTTCCATCAGGTAGGCTTTACGTCCCGTTTGTTCCGCTGCGATCAAGGTGCTACCGCTGCCACCAAAGAGATCGAGAACATGCTCGCCTGGTTTGCTGGAGTACTCGATGGCACGGGCTGCCAGTTCCACTGGCTTCTCAGTGAGATGCACCATACTCTGCGGATTCACCTTTTTGATGGCCCAGAGATCGGTAGCGTTATTGGGACCGAAGAACTGGTGAGCTTTCCCTTCTTTCCAGCCGTAGAATGCCAGCTCGAATGCGCCCATCATGTCCTTACGCGTCAGCACTGGATGCTGCTTGTCCCAGACTATCGCCTGGCTGAAATACAATCCATGCCGCTTGAGTGGTAGCGGGTAGTTACCCAGGTTGGCATAGCCGCCCCAAATATAGAAGCTTCTGCCTGGTTCAAGCACTCGGGCGATCTGGCCAAACCATGCCTCCAACAGGCCATCGAACTCCTGATCCGAGACAAAGTCGTTGGCCAGCGGCCTGTCCTTGGCGCGGAGTTTCTTATGGGTGGCCTGCTTTTCTCCCAGCCGGGCCACATCAAACGATTGGTGGTGAGAGCGTTTCTTCGGTGATTCAAACGATGAATTGCCTGCTGCAATGGCGTTATTACTCCGTGGTTCCACTTTCACGTTGTACGGCGGGTCGGTATTTACCAGTTGGATCGTAGTGCCAGCAAGCAGACGATCCACATCAGCCACGGATGCCGAATCACCACACAGCAGCACGTGGTTACCCAGGCATATACGGTCTCCAGGTTGGGTGATGGCGGCATCGGGGGGATCGGGAATAGCATCTGCATCGGTCAGTCCTTGCGTGGGTGCATAGAGAAGGTCAGTAAGTTGATCGCTGGAGAAACCTGTCAGGTCGAGGTCGTAGCCCTGCGTCTGTAACTCCATGAGTTCAGTGGTGAGTCTGTCATCATCCCAACTGCTGAAAGTGGCAGTCTGGTTATCAGCAATCCGATAGGCCTTGAGCTGTTCGGGTGACAATCCACTGGCCACATGAACCGGCACCTCAGTCATGCCGAGCTTTTGCGCTGCCTTGTATCGGGTATGACCCACTACGATGACACCGGCCTCATCGACCACGATTGGTTGTCGCCAGCCGAATTCTTGCAGTGACTGGGCGACAGCATCAATACCTGCATCGTTGTAGCGTGGATTGTTTTCGTAGGGGTGGATGGATTCAATGATTCGCATTTCGATCTGCATCTGATTCTCCAAAAGATTCTTCCTCGACAAGAGCCACAGTCGTAGCACTCAGACATTAAGAGTAATGGTTGCAAGGAGGTTGGTACTAGAGGACATGCCTAGCTCGACCTAAGTCCGGCTGGTTGGTCAACAAAAATGTGTGTCTCATCCAAGACTCCCGTAGTACCAACCGGCACCATTGTTTGAGATGGAACTCAGTGGTTAACAAAGGAGTCATTCGATGAAAATACGCGAACTGGTGTTGTGGATTTTGTTGGTGATCGGTGGCCCGGCATGCAGCTTATGGCTGGATCCCTACATCGCACCGCTTCACCGCAGGCTCATTCAATCCTTCCATGAATCGAAATCAATCAGAGAATTGAACACACAGTCACCCACTGCAAAATCGAAATAGGTGGAGCAACCATGGTTAATAGACCATGGTGTTCTACCTGAGTTCGGACACAGAGACACAGAATACACAGCAACCCAGAGACATAGGTACACAGTAACACAGTCACTCAGAAACTCAGAAACTCAGATTATTGGCCTGCTTACTGAGTAACTGTGACTGCTGTGTCCTCTGTGTCCGAAAGGAGGTTAGAGAATGAATCGGCGGATCTTCAACTATGCCCGACACCTGAAGGCTAATGGATTCTCAGCGTACTCGGAAGAGGATCAAAATAAATTCACTGCCTGGTGCAAACAACATCTTCCCGATTGCGATGTTGAAATTGCCTGGACGACTTTGCTCAAGGCAATGTCAAAAGTCAGGTACGCGGAAGGCGAAGGGCCACTGGATGACGTGTTCGACTGTGCTAAGAAATATCCCGAACCGGTTCCGGGTTATCGAATAGGCTCTCCGATGTCGGTCCTCGCTGCTCTTTGCAGGGAACTTCAAATGCTTAATGTAGACAAGCCTTTCTACTTGCCGTGTCGTGAAGCAGGCAAACTTCTCGGCATCCGCTACCAGCAAGCTAATGACATGTTGCATGCTTTGGAATTTCTCAAAATCATTCAGCGTGTATGCAACGGCAATTACCAGGAGCATCGTGCATCGGAGTTTCGTTACCTGCCTTTGACAGGCGCTTCAACGCTTCAGGACGAGAGCATTGAATCAGCAACTGATGACGGTTGTATTCCCGATCCACTAACTTTCGATTCGAATAGCGATTGGTGTCAAGACTGTGACCCAGCAACGGACAACGTATTTTCGCCAGAATACGAACAGATAGAAAGCAATGCGTACCATGATACGTAATTGGGAATGGCAACACACTTCACAGTGCAGCAGTGAGCACGAATCAGGCACTCAAAAAAAATAGGGACTTAGGACCGTATCGGTGTAGTACCAACCATTTTGAATTCTCAATAATCGATCCATCTTTCAATTTCGCAGAGGATCGACATGAGTTGTTCACCCCAGAAAACAGATCTCCCAGATCAGAATAAGTACCATGGTACGCAATTGGAAACGGTTGACATCGATTCCATAAGACCTGCCAGTCATAATGATGCCATTTACGGTGAGATTCACGTAACACCAGACATTATTGAGCTGGCTCGAAGCATTCGTGAGAAGGGACTTCTTGAGCCTATTGTGGTCACAATCGATAACGTCATTGTTTCCGGCCATCGACGATATGCTGCATGCAAATGGCTCAGGAAAAAAGCCATTGAGATCACGAGATTACTACACGTATGTAGCACCGACCCTGATTTTCCGAAACTGGTGACTGAATATAACCTGCAGCGCACGAAATCCCGTGAGCAACAAATCCGTGAACAACTGGTCAGAATGAATCCAGAGGAGGCTCATCAGTCTTTGCTTCAACATCGAAAGGAGCAACAACGCCTGGATTTTGAAACTCTGGATATTGGTGAAAGCAAAGCACGCACCAAAATAACTGAGAACCGCAGGCATTTTCTGAATGCCGTACTTAACATTATTGACGACCTGGAGGATTTCTGGCCGCTGACAGATCGCCAGATCCACTATCAGCTTCTCAATGACCCACCTCTGATCCATGCCAAAAAGCCCAAATCAAAATATCGCAATGATCTGAAAAGCTACCGCCAACTCACACGTTTACTAACACAAGCGAGAGTTGAACAGCGAATTCCATTTGATGTCATCCATGACCCGACCAGGCCTACCACCATATCTCGTGTCG
Protein-coding regions in this window:
- a CDS encoding ParB N-terminal domain-containing protein, whose amino-acid sequence is MQIEMRIIESIHPYENNPRYNDAGIDAVAQSLQEFGWRQPIVVDEAGVIVVGHTRYKAAQKLGMTEVPVHVASGLSPEQLKAYRIADNQTATFSSWDDDRLTTELMELQTQGYDLDLTGFSSDQLTDLLYAPTQGLTDADAIPDPPDAAITQPGDRICLGNHVLLCGDSASVADVDRLLAGTTIQLVNTDPPYNVKVEPRSNNAIAAGNSSFESPKKRSHHQSFDVARLGEKQATHKKLRAKDRPLANDFVSDQEFDGLLEAWFGQIARVLEPGRSFYIWGGYANLGNYPLPLKRHGLYFSQAIVWDKQHPVLTRKDMMGAFELAFYGWKEGKAHQFFGPNNATDLWAIKKVNPQSMVHLTEKPVELAARAIEYSSKPGEHVLDLFGGSGSTLIAAEQTGRKAYLMELDPLYCDVIVQRWEQFTGKKAQRSAI
- a CDS encoding ParB N-terminal domain-containing protein, translating into MSCSPQKTDLPDQNKYHGTQLETVDIDSIRPASHNDAIYGEIHVTPDIIELARSIREKGLLEPIVVTIDNVIVSGHRRYAACKWLRKKAIEITRLLHVCSTDPDFPKLVTEYNLQRTKSREQQIREQLVRMNPEEAHQSLLQHRKEQQRLDFETLDIGESKARTKITENRRHFLNAVLNIIDDLEDFWPLTDRQIHYQLLNDPPLIHAKKPKSKYRNDLKSYRQLTRLLTQARVEQRIPFDVIHDPTRPTTISRVDLEVGTFVKNELHWLLKSYHRDLMQSQRHHFEILAEKMTVENICKPVAKEYCIPLVIGRGYSSLSLRSDVAKRFRKSNKEKLILLMLSDFDPEGEDLIRSFARSLRDDFDVDCDIVKVAILPEHIQEYNLPAILEAKKTSSRAKKFIEQHGNSVYELEAIPPAELQTILRDAIDTVIDIEAFNQELDEEKKDAVHLHELRHRITAQIDWE